One window of the Rhipicephalus microplus isolate Deutch F79 chromosome 2, USDA_Rmic, whole genome shotgun sequence genome contains the following:
- the LOC142775990 gene encoding uncharacterized protein LOC142775990, translating into MARGGEHRRVGVALGAFLWLALLSGTCSGYPGPSSWQVLAPGAVPAAEHKMAKAFVVHLPIHTTQLEPVEEQRQPATVTTSTGGPVYSTGGFETHGKNQVSREPLQTSEAEDLKKLVILVRIPQEQPAALPQPPPPHTEVKRRPEQDKAAYDIQVDQKLPIILIALDKPLASHAKLQSVSAWKEPLPRPASSKEDRSSGNSKEWIPIIHPKRQRQLSTQQRQWSRWNKNLDRRTLWAKEQRQSSWKPAAPSSDVAPPAAPAKEQHSDGGSNEAKLLLLLVHENSPSAGNRGKTWEPVAAQQNVNEPTSSPWRPRNGPSQEHQHHITTDGMQKSWRSVGSSHGWAQSQQRSWQQQQQQQQQQQQQQQQQQQHQQHQEQQHHQEQQQSYRPRPAVWHSGVPNTSSRGSSNNYFTQKSTHYDHFGPAHRY; encoded by the exons atggctAGAGGCGGAGAACAC CGCCGTGTTGGCGTGGCACTGGGGGCGTTCTTGTGGCTGGCGTTGCTGAGCGGCACCTGCAGCGGCTACCCGGGCCCCTCGTCGTGGCAGGTGTTGGCACCCGGTGCGGTGCCGGCGGCGGAGCACAAGATGGCCAAGGCGTTCGTCGTGCACCTGCCCATCCACACGACGCAGCTGGAGCCCGTCGAAGAGCAGCGGCAGCCCGCCACCGTCACCACGTCCACGGGTGGCCCCGTCTACAGCACTGGCGGCTTCGAGACGCACGGAAAGAACCAGG TTAGTCGAGAGCCGCTACAGACGTCCGAAGCAGAAGACCTGAAGAAGTTGGTGATACTGGTACGGATTCCCCAGGAGCAGCCGGCCGCACTTCCGCAACCTCCGCCGCCGCACACCGAAGTGAAACGGCGACCCGAGCAGGACAAGGCAGCCTACGACATCCAAGTGGACCAGAAGTTGCCCATCATCCTGATAGCGCTTGATAAGCCACTCGCCTCCCATGCCAAGTTGCAGTCCGTGTCCGCCTGGAAGGAACCGTTGCCTAGGCCGGCTTCTTCCAAGGAAGACCGAAGCAGCGGCAACAGCAAGGAGTGGATACCCATCATTCACCCCAAGAGACAGCGGCAGCTCAGCACGCAGCAACGCCAGTGGTCCCGCTGGAACAAGAACCTGGACCGAAGAACGCTGTGGGCCAAGGAACAGCGACAGTCTTCGTGGAAACCTGCCGCACCTTCGAGCGACGTGGCACCACCCGCCGCACCCGCCAAAGAGCAGCACAGCGATGGTGGCTCCAACGAAGCCAAGCTACTGCTACTGCTCGTTCACGAGAACAGCCCCAGCGCTGGAAACAGAGGCAAGACCTGGGAGCCGGTGGCAGCTCAGCAGAACGTGAACGAACCGACGTCCTCGCCTTGGCGGCCAAGAAACGGGCCTTCTCAAGAACACCAACATCACATCACGACTGACGGAATGCAGAAAAGTTGGCGTTCCGTGGGATCGTCGCACGGCTGGGCGCAATCGCAGCAGAGGagctggcagcagcagcagcagcagcagcagcagcagcagcagcagcagcagcagcagcagcaacaccaACAACACCAGGAACAACAACACCACCAGGAGCAACAGCAGTCATATAGACCTCGTCCGGCAGTCTGGCATTCGGGAGTGCCGAATACCTCGTCCCGTGGTTCATCTAACAACTACTTCACGCAAAAAAGTACCCACTACGATCATTTCGGCCCCGCTCATCGATACTAA